The sequence below is a genomic window from Salinispira pacifica.
AAAGTACGGTTTTACAGAATGTTTTTTGCATATTTGCTTCTCCAGAGTGTGAGGATGAAATCGCTGATGTCAATTTCCAGGCTGTTCTCCCCTTGGGGAAGATGAAGTATGTGAAGTCTTCGGCTGCCGCCGTTGTACTCATCGGCAATAAGACCGATTTGATCGTCCGGGCGAATGCCCAGGTTATAGGCCTGGGTACCGCTGAGCACGTCTTTCACCTGGTAGAGTTTCATGCTGATGGTTTCGTTGCCCGCATCAAAATCCACGGTTCGTGCATCCTCGCTGTGAACCGAGAAGCCGAAGTTGGCCAGCAGGGTATCCACCTTGTACTGGATGAAGTTGGCGGTGTTTAGAGGGAAATCCGGGCGGCGGTGAAGCCGGGTGAGCATACGGCTGCTGCTTCCGTCGGCATGGCGGATCTGAAGTTCCACAATTGAACCGATGCTCCTGGAAGCGATGTAGCTTTGCATGTCAGTGATTTCATCGGCGGAGATGTTGTTTACCGCCATAATAATATCTTCAGAAACCAGTCCGAACTCCTTCAGAGGTGAAGACGGAAAAAGATAGTCGATCCGAAGACCTTCCTCCACTTCGCTTGAGGTTATTCCCAGCCAGGCATTGCCGGTATGCTCTCCGTTCATGAGCTGCTGAATTTTACCCAGAATGGTACGGGTGGGAATGGCAAAGTTGATCTCTTCACCGCTGAGACCGCTGCTTACCAGCCCGTAGATGCGGAAATCGTCACCCAGCATCATGCCGCCGCTGTTGCCCGGTGCGGAATTGGCATCGAACTGGATTACGTTTCCCACCTCCGCCGCAGGACGTGAAACAGTGGATATAATCCCCCGGCTGAGACTGTCGGTGTAGCCGTAGGGATGACCGTAGCTGTACATGGTTTCACCCTGTTTCAGCTCTGAACTGTCCCCCAGAATGCTGCGCATATGCATGCTGAAGGGCAGGGTTTCCTCCAGCTGAAGAACTGCAAGATCGTTCAGGGTATCCACACCTTTCACCTCTGCAGTAAATGTGCG
It includes:
- a CDS encoding S1C family serine protease; translation: MDSTSGEQPQLRQQTQPQRVPNRILKRSLPFGAVLAALLLAVSCQTTEVQESYNADAFIQEVRYFFQGPDPFQALKLLNEHYESFPEAAGTLLNELYGLEQAEFSRALEENRLYNAVTHYHNLDSLMSMNLPTIAGDARNLEEQRDLLARQALDTAAFDILFILDHRLTENFFQGEALDLETASQLLTEVKVEFRYRVQDIVERRAEFSGSGIIVGPRHILTAYHVVQGFDNPRNTEVRIEARTSGGRTFTAEVKGVDTLNDLAVLQLEETLPFSMHMRSILGDSSELKQGETMYSYGHPYGYTDSLSRGIISTVSRPAAEVGNVIQFDANSAPGNSGGMMLGDDFRIYGLVSSGLSGEEINFAIPTRTILGKIQQLMNGEHTGNAWLGITSSEVEEGLRIDYLFPSSPLKEFGLVSEDIIMAVNNISADEITDMQSYIASRSIGSIVELQIRHADGSSSRMLTRLHRRPDFPLNTANFIQYKVDTLLANFGFSVHSEDARTVDFDAGNETISMKLYQVKDVLSGTQAYNLGIRPDDQIGLIADEYNGGSRRLHILHLPQGENSLEIDISDFILTLWRSKYAKNIL